The genomic stretch AAGTGGTAGGCGCACAAAGGTCAAAACCTGAATATAGTTTTTTGGCATCGTCAAGGCAGCAAATGCTCACCCCTGAGTTACCAATCTTTCCGTAAATATCTGGTCGGTGATCTGGGTCATTCCCGTAAAGGGTAACCGAGTCAAAAGCAGTACTTAAACGCGCAGCAGGCATATCCTGGCTCACATAGTGAAAACGTCTGTTGGTACGCTCTGGGCCACCTTCTCCGGCAAACATCCTCGTGGGATCTTCACCCGTTCTTTTGAATGGGTAGATTCCCGCTGTGTATGGAAATTCTCCTGGTACATTTTCCTGAAGGTTCCATTGAAGTAAATCTCCCCAAGCTGTGTAGCGAGGCAATGACACTTTCGGAACCTGAGTGTGACTCAAGGATTCCGTGTGTGTTTTTATTTCAATCTTTTTGTCCCTTACGGTAAAAGTGTACACCTCATCCTTGTACTTTTTCACCTTTTCTTCCCAATGCACCACGATGTCCCAGTTGTGCGGGTCGAGGTCTTTTTTTACTTCCTTGAATTTGGTGATAAGAGAAGAAATTATGTCTTCGTTTTCACCCTTCGATACAGAGCTTCCTGCGTCAGCCCCACTCAGGGTGACATTCCCCATTCCGTCAGGCTGAGCGGAGTCGAAGCCTTTCAACAAATCCGGGCCACCAAAAGTAAGTACCGCTTGGTACAAGCCATATAGCTTTTGTGCTACAGCAGATTGATCTTTGGCTTTCTTATCATAAGCACGGTTTCCTTCAGAAATTTCAGAGAGGTAACGTGTACGATTTGGTGGAATGATGAAAATCTTTTCACTCATCTCCTCGCCACTTTGAAAGCTGGTTTTTAATTGCTCAGCGCCTGTGCGCTCTACAATTTTGTCCATCAATGAACGGTACAATTGGTTTGTACCCGGATCATTAAACTGGCTGGCGATACTTCCAAAAACAGGCATCGTCTCCGGGTCTTTATCCCAAAGCTGATGATTGCGCTGGTATTGTTTTTTTACATCGCGTAAAGCGTCCAAAGCTCCACGTTTGTCAAATTTGTTAAGTGCAATAATGTCTGCAAAATCAAGCATGTCGATTTTCTCCAACTGAGTAGCAGCACCATATTCAGGGGTCATCACATATAGTGAAACATCACTGTGTTCAATGATTTCGGTATCACTTTGACCAATACCCGAAGTTTCCAAAATGATTAAATCATAATTGGCAGCCTTCAAAATATTCACCGCTTCCTTTACGTGCTTGCTTAGCGCCAAATTACTTTGACGGGTAGCCAATGAGCGCATGTAAACACGGTCATTGCGAATGGCGTTCATGCGAATACGGTCACCCAAAAGAGCTCCACCCGTTTTACGCTTGGATGGATCTACAGAAATAATAGCGATGGTTTTATCTTCAAAATCCATCAAAAACCTGCGAACCAACTCATCTACCAAAGAAGACTTTCCGGCACCACCGGTACCTGTAATACCCAAAACCGGGGTTTTTACTTCTTCCGCTTTTTTATCAATAATGTCAAGAATTTCCTTGCTCTCTTCCATGTAGTTTTCGGCAGCCGAAATAAGACGGGCAATAGCGGGCTTAAACTTTTCGTCAAGCTGATTCACCTCACCGTTTATATCATTTCCGGTAGGATAATCTGCCTGCTCCACCATATCGTTAATCATTCCCTGAAGGCCCATTTCGCGGCCATCGTCAGGTGAATAAATACGATCAATGCCATAAGCATGAAGCTCCTCAATTTCTTCAGGAAGGATAACTCCACCGCCACCACCAAAAATCTTGATGTGTCCGGCTCCCTTTTCCTTTAGTAAATCGCGCATGTATTTAAAATACTCAATGTGCCCACCTTGGTAAGATGTCATGGCAATGGCCTGCGCATCTTCTTGAATAGCGGTGTTCACCACTTCCTCTACAGAACGGTCGTGACCAAGGTGAATCACCTCGCAGCCAGTAGATTGAATGATACGTCTCATGATATTGATAGCCGCATCGTGGCCATCAAAAAGTGAGGCTGCCGTAACAATTCGAACTTTATTCTTAGGGGTATATGGAGCTGTTTGTTGCATATCGTGATTTTTAAAGGATGGCAAAGGTAAGCAATGGTGTGGCTAGCCGCCAAACGTGGAATTGGTTGATTGGGGAATTAGTTGAAATGTCCACCCTCGCCCTTCGGGCACTCCCGCCAGCGGGAGACAAAACCCTATCCCCCTCTGGAGGGGGTGGCTGAAAGCTGGGGGAGGACCAGTTAACTTTTTAACCAATTGACCAGTCAACTAATTAACTTATCAACTATCCCCCAGATGCTCAATACACTCCAGCTCCACGTCAGAAAAGTAGAACTTTAAAATTTCGCGGTAGTTGTAGCCTCGCTTGTCCATTTCCATGGCGCCATCTTGTGAAAGGCCCACTCCATGGCCGTAGCCATTACCTTTTAAGATTAGGTTACTACCCGATTCCTGAACAGTAAAATAGGTGGAGCGTAAGCGAAACTTTGTCCGGAGACTGGTCAGTTTAAGACGTTTTCCTTTGTATTCAAAGTAGGCAACTCTTCCATTTCTTTGGTCAAAGTTGAGCCAGGCTTTGTGTAAATGAACATCATTAGAAACGCCCATTTTGCTTGCCACATATCCGTAAAATTCTGATTTGGAAACTGTTTTTTCCCAATTGTAACTTCCTACATTCAGACTAAAAGTATCACGTTGTGGCTTTAAATATTCAATAGCTTTTGACCAAGCATGATCTGACCCCACAGTGTATCCACCACTATTGGCATGAAAAACACCAAGTATAGGCTCGCAATCATAGGTTACAATTACGGTGTCTTTAGTGCAATCCACCGCGTCTTGAATTGCTGCAGAATAACGATAATGCGCTTTGGAAAAATACACCTGAGATGTAACATCATCTTTCAGGTTGTAACCATCGCGTATGTGTTTGTTCCAATTTCGTAAAACAAAAGTGCGCGCCAAAACCGCTTGAGCCTTAAAGTATTCCGGGTTCAACTCATGCCCACCTTCACTTTCTACTACGCCCCCCACATAATCTTCTATATCTACAATATTTACCACCTGCACATAGCCATCATAAATTCTTAGCTGCAAATCGCCATGATAAACGCGCCATTTGCCGGCTGCATAAATTCTAAACTCCTTTTTGGGATCCTTGCTACGAATGAGCACTGCATCATAAATTCCAAGATTGTTATCACCCTTTTTGGCTTGCACATCTTTACCATATCTGATGATGGAAAGTTTACGGTTTTCCTCTTCCTCAAATACATCAAGCAC from Owenweeksia hongkongensis DSM 17368 encodes the following:
- a CDS encoding methylmalonyl-CoA mutase family protein — encoded protein: MQQTAPYTPKNKVRIVTAASLFDGHDAAINIMRRIIQSTGCEVIHLGHDRSVEEVVNTAIQEDAQAIAMTSYQGGHIEYFKYMRDLLKEKGAGHIKIFGGGGGVILPEEIEELHAYGIDRIYSPDDGREMGLQGMINDMVEQADYPTGNDINGEVNQLDEKFKPAIARLISAAENYMEESKEILDIIDKKAEEVKTPVLGITGTGGAGKSSLVDELVRRFLMDFEDKTIAIISVDPSKRKTGGALLGDRIRMNAIRNDRVYMRSLATRQSNLALSKHVKEAVNILKAANYDLIILETSGIGQSDTEIIEHSDVSLYVMTPEYGAATQLEKIDMLDFADIIALNKFDKRGALDALRDVKKQYQRNHQLWDKDPETMPVFGSIASQFNDPGTNQLYRSLMDKIVERTGAEQLKTSFQSGEEMSEKIFIIPPNRTRYLSEISEGNRAYDKKAKDQSAVAQKLYGLYQAVLTFGGPDLLKGFDSAQPDGMGNVTLSGADAGSSVSKGENEDIISSLITKFKEVKKDLDPHNWDIVVHWEEKVKKYKDEVYTFTVRDKKIEIKTHTESLSHTQVPKVSLPRYTAWGDLLQWNLQENVPGEFPYTAGIYPFKRTGEDPTRMFAGEGGPERTNRRFHYVSQDMPAARLSTAFDSVTLYGNDPDHRPDIYGKIGNSGVSICCLDDAKKLYSGFDLCAPTTSVSMTINGPAPMLLAFFMNAAIDQQCEKYIRENGLEAEVDKKLKEIYDDNGLQRPQYQGAIAARSEEAMHGDDDVSPAGGGTRSGGEDTTKTLSGVAVNGDLPAGNAGLGLMLLGITGDQVLDAKVYNEIKAKTLATVRGTVQADILKEDQAQNTCIFSTEFALRLMGDVQESFIDKKVRNFYSVSISGYHIAEAGANPITQLAFTLANGFTYVEYYLSRGMDINEFGPNLSFFFSNGIDPEYAVIGRAARKIWAKAMKEKYGANARAQMLKYHIQTSGRSLHAQEIQFNDIRTTLQALYAIYDNCNSLHTNAYDEAITTPTEESVRRAMAIQLIINKELGLAKNENPTQGSFIIEELTDLVEEAVLAEFDRITERGGVLGAMETMYQRGKIQEESLYYETLKHTGEFPIIGVNTFLSSEGSPTVRPGEVIRATEEEKQYQIDMLGRLHKRGEDLTGKWLKRLQEAAIHNENMFDVLMEAVKFCSLGQITNALFEVGGQYRRNM
- a CDS encoding SpoIID/LytB domain-containing protein; this encodes MKLKLLILTLFLSPSLWALDVKIRLFSTDNLTSATIIPDTGAYYLIALDDKLRPIDTVLDVFEEEENRKLSIIRYGKDVQAKKGDNNLGIYDAVLIRSKDPKKEFRIYAAGKWRVYHGDLQLRIYDGYVQVVNIVDIEDYVGGVVESEGGHELNPEYFKAQAVLARTFVLRNWNKHIRDGYNLKDDVTSQVYFSKAHYRYSAAIQDAVDCTKDTVIVTYDCEPILGVFHANSGGYTVGSDHAWSKAIEYLKPQRDTFSLNVGSYNWEKTVSKSEFYGYVASKMGVSNDVHLHKAWLNFDQRNGRVAYFEYKGKRLKLTSLRTKFRLRSTYFTVQESGSNLILKGNGYGHGVGLSQDGAMEMDKRGYNYREILKFYFSDVELECIEHLGDS